The following are encoded together in the Brassica napus cultivar Da-Ae chromosome A9, Da-Ae, whole genome shotgun sequence genome:
- the BNAA09G34660D gene encoding uncharacterized protein BNAA09G34660D, whose product MVPHFDNSALIKTYARTLIGRCMNPAEQEMPALLQNIPKIWKLEDRVVGTDLGHGKFQFDFQTEEEIEAVLKLQPYHFDYWMLAIARWQPRKSQLFPSEIPFWVRVRGVPMEFKTLPTFESIGGALGRLISVDLELSRVHVVVDGFQQLCLETTVDFKGGEFYDGEEVTITLRYEKLFGFCSICASLCHKDEKCPLAPPAVKQSPEKKREKRDGNSGWFEGGKHEERARSYKGVVINGNAGNQQKERDGREYYGKGKGKMVEENDNKWRRVAEKGNKNSINNRGTYRGDGEGSRQRMPRREDERGVAQEERSRGIPGKATGQAGDQLVKRGPCVEEREEGELQCSEAKVGKDNKLVQIVQQEAPSLEFQEELAKTQAIGAAVISDPMDTENGLQAVNSLIGNVNEVEDGGDTYRIMDMDEIRAVFLEHGVDMDAADLEECSEGEMAEALRELEQASGEDNREVEQVTNVEAEKDMADGDVGKKNGSRKRLFKPTISTAASTKMRLAKALVSPRKRAVGKTGTRHGEPGKQMENKGPSIPKLGPPKP is encoded by the coding sequence ATGGTCCCACATTTTGATAATTCTGCTCTCATTAAGACGTATGCAAGAACCTTAATTGGGAGATGCATGAATCCAGCTGAGCAAGAGATGCCGGCGCTGTTGCAGAACATCCCAAAGATTTGGAAGCTGGAGGATCGTGTGGTGGGCACAGATTTGGGTCACGGGAAGTTCCAGTTTGATTTTCAGACGGAGGAAGAGATCGAAGCCGTGCTGAAGCTGCAACCATATCATTTCGATTACTGGATGCTGGCGATTGCAAGGTGGCAGCCTAGGAAGTCACAGTTGTTTCCGTCCGAGATTCCATTTTGGGTTCGGGTGCGAGGTGTTCCAATGGAGTTCAAGACGCTCCCCACTTTCGAGAGCATTGGTGGTGCCCTTGGGAGATTAATATCCGTGGATCTTGAGCTCTCAAGAGTTCACGTAGTAGTGGATGGGTTTCAACAACTCTGTTTGGAGACCACTGTGGATTTTAAAGGAGGAGAGTTTTATGATGGGGAGGAAGTGACGATCACTCTACGGTATGAGAAGCTGTTTGGATTTTGCTCAATCTGTGCTAGTTTGTGCCACAAGGATGAGAAGTGTCCTCTTGCTCCACCAGCGGTGAAGCAGAGTCCggagaagaaaagagagaagagagatggTAATAGCGGGTGGTTTGAAGGTGGCAAGCACGAGGAGAGGGCCAGGAGTTACAAGGGTGTTGTCATAAACGGGAATGCCGGAAACCAGCAGAAGGAAAGAGATGGGAGAGAGTATTATGGTAAGGGTAAAGGAAAGATGGTGGAAGAGAATGATAACAAATGGAGGCGTGTAGCTGAGAAAGGGAACAAGAACTCAATTAATAATCGGGGAACTTACAGAGGGGATGGAGAGGGGTCTAGGCAGAGAATGCCACGTAGGGAGGACGAAAGAGGAGTTGCTCAGGAGGAAAGGAGTAGGGGCATACCTGGAAAAGCAACTGGACAAGCAGGAGATCAACTGGTAAAGAGAGGACCTTGCGTGGAGGAACGGGAGGAGGGGGAACTACAATGTTCGGAAGCTAAAGTGGGCAAAGATAATAAGCTAGTTCAGATAGTCCAACAGGAGGCACCTTCCCTTGAGTTCCAAGAGGAGCTTGCTAAGACTCAAGCTATAGGAGCAGCTGTCATCTCGGATCCAATGGACACTGAGAATGGACTACAAGCAGTGAATAGTTTGATAGGCAATGTCAATGAGGTTGAGGATGGTGGGGATACGTATCGGATCATGGATATGGATGAGATAAGGGCGGTTTTCTTAGAGCATGGTGTGGACATGGACGCGGCTGATCTTGAGGAATGTTCTGAAGGGGAGATGGCTGAAGCATTGAGAGAGTTAGAGCAGGCAAGTGGAGAGGACAACCGCGAGGTTGAACAAGTGACTAATGTTGAAGCTGAAAAGGATATGGCTGATGGGGATGTGGGAAAGAAAAATGGATCTCGCAAGAGGTTGTTCAAGCCGACGATAAGCACTGCAGCTAGTACAAAGATGAGACTTGCCAAGGCTTTGGTCTCCCCACGCAAAAGGGCTGTAGGTAAAACTGGAACTCGCCATGGTGAACCTGGTAAGCAGATGGAGAATAAGGGCCCCTCAATCCCGAAGCTGGGACCTCCTAAACCATAA